In the genome of Vanacampus margaritifer isolate UIUO_Vmar chromosome 1, RoL_Vmar_1.0, whole genome shotgun sequence, one region contains:
- the LOC144052695 gene encoding dynein light chain Tctex-type 3-like: MDEYHTEGSFNPEEADNIVKECIENVVGGDDYNQNLVNKWTAAIVERCLTQLVKLGKQYKFIVTCALMQKTGNGLHTANSCYWDTAMDGSSTVRWESRTMYCVVSVFAVAIA; encoded by the exons ATGGACGAGTATCATACCGAG GGCTCATTCAACCCCGAAGAAGCAGATAACATTGTCAAagag TGTATCGAGAATGTCGTGGGAGGGGATGACTACAACCAGAATCTGGTCAACAAATGGACCGCCGCCATAGTGGAGCGCTGCCTTACACAACTGGTCAAACTGGGCAAACAGTACAAGTTCATCG TTACTTGTGCCCTGATGCAGAAAACTGGTAATGGGCTCCACACGGCAAACTCCTGCTATTGGGACACGGCCATGGACG GTAGTTCCACAGTGAGGTGGGAAAGCCGCACAATGTACTGCGTGGTCAGCGTGTTTGCCGTTGCCATCGCATAG
- the cybb gene encoding NADPH oxidase 2 isoform X2, whose amino-acid sequence MVLHARAAWDADVSHFQHALSWARAPAACLNFNCMLILLPVCRNLLSFMRGTIQCCSRTAARQLDRNITFHKMVAYMIAFHTAVHIIAHLFNFEYFMDAQLNRNSSLLPFVLSEIGNGDNASFLNPIRSNETNPTIVMFTTIAGVSGVVITLALILIITSSMEVIRRSYFEVFWYTHHLFILFFIGLVFHGFGRIVRGQTSDSLTTNNPLVCANRFEDWERNETDCAVPVFAGNPPMTWKWIVGPMILYVCERLVRIYRSHQKVVITKVVMHPSKTLELQMKRKGFHMEVGQYVFIQCPSVSRLEWHPFTLTSAPEEDYFSAHIRIVGDWTQALYEACGGDKTETQEAWKLPKVAIDGPFGTASEDVFGYEVVVLVGAGIGVTPFASILKSVWYKRIQNQDVFTQKIYFYWLCPETQAFEWFADLLQSLEAQMAAKSVTDFLSYNIYLTRWKEAEAAHFWVHHEAENDPITGLKQKTLYGKPNWDSEFTSIASKHPGTKVGVFLCGPPQLGKSLEKQCLSHSEADVKFIFNKENF is encoded by the exons ATGGTTCTACACGCGCGTGCTGCTTGGG ATGCAGATGTGTCTCATTTCCAGCATGCTTTGTCATGGGCTCGAGCTCCAGCCGCCTGCCTGAACTTCAACTGCATGCTCATCCTGTTACCCGTCTGCCGGAACCTCCTCTCCTTCATGCGTGGCACCATCCAG TGCTGCAGCCGCACGGCCGCTCGGCAGCTCGACCGAAACATCACGTTCCACAAGATGGTGGCGTACATGATCGCCTTTCACACAG CCGTGCATATCATTGCACACCTGTTCAACTTTGAGTATTTCATGGACGCTCAACTGAACCGCAACAGCAGCCTTCTGCCCTTCGTACTGTCGGAAATTGGCAATGGAGACAACGCGTCCTTTCTCAACCCAATCAGGTCCAATGAAACG aatcCGACCATCGTCATGTTCACCACCATCGCAGGGGTGTCAGGTGTGGTCATCACACTGgccctcatcctcatcatcacttCTTCCATGGAGGTCATCCGCCGGTCATACTTCGAGGTGTTCTGGTACACCCATCACCTTTTTATCCTCTTCTTTATCGGACTGGTATTCCACGGATTTGG GAGGATTGTGCGAGGACAGACATCCGACAGTCTGACAACGAACAACCCGCTGGTCTGTGCAAACCGCTTTGAGGACTGGGAAAGAAATGAAACAGACTGTGCGGTTCCAGTGTTTGCCGGAAACCCACCAATG ACCTGGAAGTGGATTGTGGGACCCATGATCCTATACGTATGCGAGAGGCTGGTTCGCATCTATCGATCTCACCAAAAAGTAGTCATCACGAAG GTGGTGATGCATCCCTCCAAAACTCTGGAACTTCAGATGAAGAGGAAAGGTTTCCACATGGAGGTGGGCCAGTACGTCTTCATCCAGTGCCCGTCGGTCTCCAGGCTGGAGTGGCACCCGTTCACGCTGACCTCAGCCCCAGAGGAGGACTACTTCAGTGCCCACATTCGAATTGTCGGCGACTGGACTCAGGCCTTGTATGAAGCCTGCGGCGGAGACAAAACCGAGACTCAGGAGGCTTGGAAACTGCCCAA GGTAGCCATCGACGGGCCTTTCGGCACCGCCAGTGAGGACGTGTTTGGGTACGAGGTGGTCGTGCTTGTGGGGGCGGGAATTGGTGTCACACCTTTTGCGTCCATCCTCAAGTCTGTGTGGTACAAACGTATCCAGAACCAAGATGTCTTCACCCAAAAG ATCTACTTCTACTGGCTTTGCCCTGAGACTCAGGCCTTCGAGTGGTTTGCGGATTTGCTGCAGTCGCTGGAGGCGCAGATGGCGGCAAAGAGTGTGACGGACTTCTTGAGCTACAACATCTACCTCACCCGCTGGAAGGAGGCCGAG GCGGCCCACTTCTGGGTACACCACGAGGCGGAGAACGACCCAATTACCGGGCTGAAGCAGAAAACTCTTTATGGAAAGCCCAACTGGGACAGCGAGTTTACTAGCATTGCATCCAAGCATCCTGG AACCAAAGTTGGGGTGTTCCTTTGTGGGCCGCCACAGCTGGGCAAGTCGCTGGAGAAACAGTGTTTGTCACACTCAGAAGCTGACGTCAAGTTCATCTTTAACAAAGAAAACTTTTAA
- the cybb gene encoding NADPH oxidase 2 isoform X1: MGNVAANEGLSIFVILVWLGINAFLFVHFYMAFLVDKWFYTRVLLGHALSWARAPAACLNFNCMLILLPVCRNLLSFMRGTIQCCSRTAARQLDRNITFHKMVAYMIAFHTAVHIIAHLFNFEYFMDAQLNRNSSLLPFVLSEIGNGDNASFLNPIRSNETNPTIVMFTTIAGVSGVVITLALILIITSSMEVIRRSYFEVFWYTHHLFILFFIGLVFHGFGRIVRGQTSDSLTTNNPLVCANRFEDWERNETDCAVPVFAGNPPMTWKWIVGPMILYVCERLVRIYRSHQKVVITKVVMHPSKTLELQMKRKGFHMEVGQYVFIQCPSVSRLEWHPFTLTSAPEEDYFSAHIRIVGDWTQALYEACGGDKTETQEAWKLPKVAIDGPFGTASEDVFGYEVVVLVGAGIGVTPFASILKSVWYKRIQNQDVFTQKIYFYWLCPETQAFEWFADLLQSLEAQMAAKSVTDFLSYNIYLTRWKEAEAAHFWVHHEAENDPITGLKQKTLYGKPNWDSEFTSIASKHPGTKVGVFLCGPPQLGKSLEKQCLSHSEADVKFIFNKENF, encoded by the exons ATGGGGAACGTGGCAGCCAACGAGGGACTCTCCATCTTTGTCATT CTGGTTTGGCTCGGGATTAACGCCTTCCTCTTCGTCCATTTCTACATGGCCTTCCTGGTGGACAAATGGTTCTACACGCGCGTGCTGCTTGGG CATGCTTTGTCATGGGCTCGAGCTCCAGCCGCCTGCCTGAACTTCAACTGCATGCTCATCCTGTTACCCGTCTGCCGGAACCTCCTCTCCTTCATGCGTGGCACCATCCAG TGCTGCAGCCGCACGGCCGCTCGGCAGCTCGACCGAAACATCACGTTCCACAAGATGGTGGCGTACATGATCGCCTTTCACACAG CCGTGCATATCATTGCACACCTGTTCAACTTTGAGTATTTCATGGACGCTCAACTGAACCGCAACAGCAGCCTTCTGCCCTTCGTACTGTCGGAAATTGGCAATGGAGACAACGCGTCCTTTCTCAACCCAATCAGGTCCAATGAAACG aatcCGACCATCGTCATGTTCACCACCATCGCAGGGGTGTCAGGTGTGGTCATCACACTGgccctcatcctcatcatcacttCTTCCATGGAGGTCATCCGCCGGTCATACTTCGAGGTGTTCTGGTACACCCATCACCTTTTTATCCTCTTCTTTATCGGACTGGTATTCCACGGATTTGG GAGGATTGTGCGAGGACAGACATCCGACAGTCTGACAACGAACAACCCGCTGGTCTGTGCAAACCGCTTTGAGGACTGGGAAAGAAATGAAACAGACTGTGCGGTTCCAGTGTTTGCCGGAAACCCACCAATG ACCTGGAAGTGGATTGTGGGACCCATGATCCTATACGTATGCGAGAGGCTGGTTCGCATCTATCGATCTCACCAAAAAGTAGTCATCACGAAG GTGGTGATGCATCCCTCCAAAACTCTGGAACTTCAGATGAAGAGGAAAGGTTTCCACATGGAGGTGGGCCAGTACGTCTTCATCCAGTGCCCGTCGGTCTCCAGGCTGGAGTGGCACCCGTTCACGCTGACCTCAGCCCCAGAGGAGGACTACTTCAGTGCCCACATTCGAATTGTCGGCGACTGGACTCAGGCCTTGTATGAAGCCTGCGGCGGAGACAAAACCGAGACTCAGGAGGCTTGGAAACTGCCCAA GGTAGCCATCGACGGGCCTTTCGGCACCGCCAGTGAGGACGTGTTTGGGTACGAGGTGGTCGTGCTTGTGGGGGCGGGAATTGGTGTCACACCTTTTGCGTCCATCCTCAAGTCTGTGTGGTACAAACGTATCCAGAACCAAGATGTCTTCACCCAAAAG ATCTACTTCTACTGGCTTTGCCCTGAGACTCAGGCCTTCGAGTGGTTTGCGGATTTGCTGCAGTCGCTGGAGGCGCAGATGGCGGCAAAGAGTGTGACGGACTTCTTGAGCTACAACATCTACCTCACCCGCTGGAAGGAGGCCGAG GCGGCCCACTTCTGGGTACACCACGAGGCGGAGAACGACCCAATTACCGGGCTGAAGCAGAAAACTCTTTATGGAAAGCCCAACTGGGACAGCGAGTTTACTAGCATTGCATCCAAGCATCCTGG AACCAAAGTTGGGGTGTTCCTTTGTGGGCCGCCACAGCTGGGCAAGTCGCTGGAGAAACAGTGTTTGTCACACTCAGAAGCTGACGTCAAGTTCATCTTTAACAAAGAAAACTTTTAA
- the cybb gene encoding NADPH oxidase 2 isoform X3 → MGNVAANEGLSIFVILVWLGINAFLFVHFYMAFLVDKWFYTRVLLGHALSWARAPAACLNFNCMLILLPVCRNLLSFMRGTIQCCSRTAARQLDRNITFHKMVAYMIAFHTAVHIIAHLFNFEYFMDAQLNRNSSLLPFVLSEIGNGDNASFLNPIRSNETNPTIVMFTTIAGVSGVVITLALILIITSSMEVIRRSYFEVFWYTHHLFILFFIGLVFHGFGRIVRGQTSDSLTTNNPLVCANRFEDWERNETDCAVPVFAGNPPMTWKWIVGPMILYVCERLVRIYRSHQKVVITKVVMHPSKTLELQMKRKGFHMEVGQYVFIQCPSVSRLEWHPFTLTSAPEEDYFSAHIRIVGDWTQALYEACGGDKTETQEAWKLPKVAIDGPFGTASEDVFGYEVVVLVGAGIGVTPFASILKSVWYKRIQNQDVFTQKWR, encoded by the exons ATGGGGAACGTGGCAGCCAACGAGGGACTCTCCATCTTTGTCATT CTGGTTTGGCTCGGGATTAACGCCTTCCTCTTCGTCCATTTCTACATGGCCTTCCTGGTGGACAAATGGTTCTACACGCGCGTGCTGCTTGGG CATGCTTTGTCATGGGCTCGAGCTCCAGCCGCCTGCCTGAACTTCAACTGCATGCTCATCCTGTTACCCGTCTGCCGGAACCTCCTCTCCTTCATGCGTGGCACCATCCAG TGCTGCAGCCGCACGGCCGCTCGGCAGCTCGACCGAAACATCACGTTCCACAAGATGGTGGCGTACATGATCGCCTTTCACACAG CCGTGCATATCATTGCACACCTGTTCAACTTTGAGTATTTCATGGACGCTCAACTGAACCGCAACAGCAGCCTTCTGCCCTTCGTACTGTCGGAAATTGGCAATGGAGACAACGCGTCCTTTCTCAACCCAATCAGGTCCAATGAAACG aatcCGACCATCGTCATGTTCACCACCATCGCAGGGGTGTCAGGTGTGGTCATCACACTGgccctcatcctcatcatcacttCTTCCATGGAGGTCATCCGCCGGTCATACTTCGAGGTGTTCTGGTACACCCATCACCTTTTTATCCTCTTCTTTATCGGACTGGTATTCCACGGATTTGG GAGGATTGTGCGAGGACAGACATCCGACAGTCTGACAACGAACAACCCGCTGGTCTGTGCAAACCGCTTTGAGGACTGGGAAAGAAATGAAACAGACTGTGCGGTTCCAGTGTTTGCCGGAAACCCACCAATG ACCTGGAAGTGGATTGTGGGACCCATGATCCTATACGTATGCGAGAGGCTGGTTCGCATCTATCGATCTCACCAAAAAGTAGTCATCACGAAG GTGGTGATGCATCCCTCCAAAACTCTGGAACTTCAGATGAAGAGGAAAGGTTTCCACATGGAGGTGGGCCAGTACGTCTTCATCCAGTGCCCGTCGGTCTCCAGGCTGGAGTGGCACCCGTTCACGCTGACCTCAGCCCCAGAGGAGGACTACTTCAGTGCCCACATTCGAATTGTCGGCGACTGGACTCAGGCCTTGTATGAAGCCTGCGGCGGAGACAAAACCGAGACTCAGGAGGCTTGGAAACTGCCCAA GGTAGCCATCGACGGGCCTTTCGGCACCGCCAGTGAGGACGTGTTTGGGTACGAGGTGGTCGTGCTTGTGGGGGCGGGAATTGGTGTCACACCTTTTGCGTCCATCCTCAAGTCTGTGTGGTACAAACGTATCCAGAACCAAGATGTCTTCACCCAAAAG TGGAGATGA
- the rpgrb gene encoding retinitis pigmentosa GTPase regulator b, translating to MAGEEVDDIPESGAVFTFGKSKFADNVPSKFWLKNDIPRKITCGDEHTALITENGKLFMFGSNNWGQLGLGSKVTVNKPTCVRALKSENVQLVACGRNHTLICTAQGHVYATGGNSEGQLGLGDCDERTSFQRLDFFDSRGPIKMLAAGSNTSAALTESGELFMWGDNSEGQVGLGKESHACSPQEVSAGQPIAWVSCGYYHSAYVTEDGALYTFGERDSGKLGLRTDQLARHRVPQLVKSMPEPVTQVACGGGHTVAITENGVYAFGLGQFGQLGHGTFIFESRLPRQIDHFKKGRVCQVACGENHSAVITDSGLLYTFGDGRHGKLGLGEENFTNQFKPTVCPRFLKCQVQEAVCGGCHMVVLARPRDASCGAVLLEDNDVTEDYLERPYVELLGDMADTANPARVRRRERSPEQFGTMSGTSPIVTSSYLQPAPPASSQTNLPSLPSPELAHRKVLHSAHRHGNKEPSAGQADDVVESLSDTDSVKGLGETADFLNMTHVMKMDPADKTLTLSPLHKKKGKHGKAVTSQKEKPLKERKLSERPGFSSTSLSHNCEVVAARKAVPAKLTRSSSARSQKMTKQNKENRNTASEKPREGSGDFKKATASSSQKMDAGKKLQLERKTVSKQYRGEPTRVAGQFSDLSLSDACGVGPRQRPEGKTKSKKIRSKDPKASKNERNKKEFESKNVDEASSLHLLAGAASLLTGVAAFSLPSLSDSSQQATADRASPSDRNQSALSISSSPAAETGRQSTRDSVTQDKEEEDQDEQTSADTGEEEEDLVKKITSASEQEEEAGQTSEKVTEDHDSDTLKPDDKSGTDQDEEGESAQEEEEEGEEEEEEEEEEEEEEEEEEEEEEEEEEGGGEEKTQTTEKETEDEETASKEMNVEEETEEGEEESVHESEGEEEEKEEDRSEEEEEEAESSEEAESENEEEEGEMEDEEEEEENEEESGEEEESEEEESEEEDVEEEGSEEEDDEDEEEEESEEDEQESEDEEEEEEEEEEEEEEEEEEEVKKKSVKTQRRPRSGVKGHAAGESEEFWDGVLPQYLNLK from the exons ATGGCAGGGGAGGAGGTAGATGACATACCTG AATCCGGAGCGGTTTTCACATTTGGGAAGAGTAAATTTGCAGACAACGTTCCCAGTAAATTTTGGCTTAAAAATGATATTCCTCGAAAAATAACCTGTGGGGATGAACATACTGCCTTAATAACAG AAAATGGGAAACTATTCATGTTTGGCAGCAACAACTGGGGACAGCTCGGTTTAGGGTCCAAAGTGACCGTCAACAAGCCCACTTGTGTCAGAG CTCTGAAGTCAGAGAACGTTCAGCTCGTAGCCTGTGGAAGAAACCATACGCTCATCTGTACAG CGCAGGGGCACGTGTACGCCACAGGCGGCAACAGCGAGGGTCAATTGGGCCTCGGCGACTGCGATGAGCGGACGTCCTTCCAGAGACTGGACTTCTTTGACTCCCGTGGGCCAATCAAAATGCTTGCTGCTGGTTCAAACACGTCAGCTGCCCTCACTG AGAGCGGTGAGCTGTTCATGTGGGGGGACAACTCAGAGGGTCAAGTCGGtttgggcaaggagagccacgcATGCTCGCCACAGGAGGTCAGCGCGGGACAGCCCATCGCGTGGGTGTCCTGTGGCTACTACCATTCTGCTTATGTGACAG AGGATGGAGCTCTGTACACATTCGGCGAACGGGACAGTGGTAAACTGGGTCTGAGAACCGACCAGCTGGCTCGTCATCGAGTCCCTCAGCTCGTGAAGAGCATGCCTGAGCCGGTCACTCAGGTGGCATGTGGCGGCGGACACACTGTGGCCATTACag AAAATGGCGTTTATGCCTTTGGCCTTGGCCAGTTTGGTCAGTTGGGCCATGGGACGTTCATATTTGAATCACGACTGCCTCGCCAGATTGACCACTTCAAGAAGGGTCGAGTTTGCCAGGTGGCGTGCGGCGAGAACCACTCAGCGGTCATCACAG ACAGCGGTCTGCTTTACACCTTTGGTGACGGCAGACATGGCAAATTGGGTCTAGGCGAAGAAAATTTCACCAACCAGTTTAAACCAACTGTGTGTCCACGCTTTCTTAAGtgccaggtccaggaa GCAGTTTGCGGCGGTTGTCACATGGTCGTGCTGGCGCGGCCCAGAGACGCGAGCTGCGGTGCAGTGTTGCTGGAAGACAATGACGTGACTGAGGATTACCTGGAGAGGCCGTATGTGGAGCTGCTGGGGGACATGGCCGACACCGCCAACCCGGCCCGTGTTCGCCGCAGGGAGAGG tcaccgGAACAGTTTGGCACCATGTCTGGAACTTCTCCCATCGTGACATCAAGCTACCTCCAGCCAGCACCGCCTGCCTCCAGCCAAACTAACCTGCCCAGCCTGCCTTCACCAGAACTGGCCCACAGAAAGGTGCTCCATAGCGCTCATCGACACGGCAACAAGG AACCGTCTGCAGGCCAGGCTGACGACGTTGTGGAGAGTCTGAGTGACACAGACAGTGTGAAAGGTTTGGGAGAAACCGCAGATTTCCTCAACATG ACACACGTGATGAAGATGGATCCTGCGGATAAAACACTCACACTTTCTCCTCTTCACAAG AAGAAGGGTAAGCATGGTAAGGCCGTAACGAGTCAGAAAGAGAAACCATTAAAAGAGAGAAAGCTCTCGGAGCGGCCCGGGTTCTCTTCAACGTCCCTGTCCCATAACTGTGAGGTTGTGGCTGCTCGCAAAGCGGTGCCGGCTAAGCTCACGAGGAGCTCCAGTGCTCGCTCTCAGAAGATGACCAAGCAAAACAAGGAGAACCGTAACACAGCCTCTGAGAAGCCTCGGGAGGGTTCCGGAGACTTCAAGAAAGCAACGGCATCCAGCAGTCAAAAAATGGATGCTGGCAAGAAACTGCAACTAGAACGTAAAACTGTTTCAAAACAATACAGAGGAGAGCCAACCCGAGTCGCAGGGCAGTTTTCAGACCTGAGTTTAAGTGACGCATGTGGAGTGGGCCCACGACAGCGCCCTGAGGGGAAAACAAAGTCCAAGAAAATCCGCTCCAAAGATCCTAAAGCTTCTAAAAATGAGAGAAACAAAAAAGAGTTCGAGTCCAAAAATGTTGACGAAGCGTCATCTTTGCACCTGCTTGCTGGAGCCGCTTCGTTGCTCACGGGGGTGGCGGCCTTCAGTCTGCCTTCGCTTTCTGACAGCAGCCAGCAAGCCACCGCTGACAGAGCGAGCCCATCTGACAGAAATCAGTCGGCATTGAGCATCAGCAGCAGTCCTGCAGCTGAAACAGGAAGACAAAGCACTCGGGACTCAGTCACACAGGACAAGGAAGAGGAAGACCAGGATGAGCAGACAAGTGCAGATAcgggggaggaagaggaagacctGGTCAAGAAGATAACAAGTGCAAGTGAGCAAGAGGAGGAAGCAGGTCAGACCTCTGAGAAAGTCACAGAAGACCACGACAGTGACACTCTTAAGCCGGACGACAAGTCAGGAACTGATCAGGATGAAGAAGGTGAAAGTGctcaggaggaggaagaggaaggagaagaagaagaggaggaggaggaggaagaagaagaagaagaagaagaagaagaagaagaagaagaagaagaagaagaaggaggaggagaggagaaaACCCAAACCACTGAAAAAGAAACAGAGGACGAAGAGACAGCGAGCAAAGAGATGAATGTTGAAGAAGAGACAGAAGAAGGCGAGGAAGAGTCAGTTCATGAATCAGaaggtgaagaagaagaaaaggaggaggatagaagtgaggaagaagaggaagaggcggaAAGCAGCGAGGAAGCAGAAAGtgaaaatgaagaagaagaaggtgagatggaggacgaggaggaagaggaggaaaatgaagaagaaagcggagaagaggaggagagcGAAGAGGAAGAGAGTGAAGAAGAGGATGTGGAGGAAGAGGGgagtgaagaagaagatgatgaagatgaagaggaggaagagagtGAAGAAGATGAACAAGAAAGtgaggatgaggaagaagaagaagaagaagaggaggaagaggaggaggaggaggaagaagaagaggtcaaaaagaaaagtgttAAAACTCAGAGAAGACCCAGGTCAGGAGTCAAAGGTCATGCAGCTGGAGAGTCAGAAGAGTTTTGGGATGGTGTTTTGCCTCAATACCTCAACTTGAAGTAA
- the LOC144052686 gene encoding tubulin alpha-1A chain-like, whose product MRECISVHVGQAGAQIGNACWELYCLEHGIQPDGQMPSDKTIGGGDDSYNTFFSETGAGKHVPRAVFVDLEPTVIDEVRTGTYRQLFHPEQLITGKEDAANNYARGHYTIGKEIIDLVLDRVRKLADQCTGLQGFLIFHSFGGGTGSGFTSLLMERLSVDYGKKSKLEFAIYPAPQVSTAVVEPYNSILTTHTTLEHSDCAFMVDNEAIYDICRRNLDIERPTYTNLNRLIGQIVSSITASLRFDGALNVDLTEFQTNLVPYPRIHFPLATYAPVISAEKAYHEQLSVAEITNACFEPANQMVKCDPRHGKYMACCLLYRGDVVPKDVNSAIATIKTKRTIQFVDWCPTGFKVGINYQPPTVVPGGDLAKVQRAVCMLSNTTAIAEAWARLDHKFDLMYAKRAFVHWYVGEGMEEGEFSEAREDMAALEKDYEEVGTDTVGDEEEEEGEEY is encoded by the exons ATG CGCGAATGTATCTCCGTCCACGTTGGCCAAGCTGGGGCCCAGATTGGCAATGCATGCTGGGAGCTGTATTGTCTGGAGCACGGCATCCAGCCGGACGGGCAGATGCCGAGTGACAAGACCATCGGAGGGGGAGATGACTCCTACAACACCTTCTTCAGCGAGACCGGCGCTGGCAAACACGTCCCCCGGGCCgtctttgtggacttggagccCACAGTCATCG ATGAAGTGCGCACGGGGACCTACCGTCAACTCTTCCATCCTGAGCAACTGATCACAGGAAAGGAAGATGCAGCCAACAACTACGCCCGTGGTCATTACACTATTGGCAAGGAGATCATTGACCTGGTTCTGGACAGGGTTCGAAAACTG GCTGACCAATGCACCGGACTCCAAGGTTTTCTTATCTTCCACTCCTTCGGAGGAGGAACTGGTTCTGGCTTCACGTCTCTGCTGATGGAGCGACTCTCAGTGGACTATGGCAAGAAGTCCAAACTGGAGTTTGCCATCTATCCTGCTCCTCAGGTGTCAACTGCTGTGGTGGAGCCGTACAACTCCATTCTGACCACACACACCACCTTGGAGCACTCGGACTGCGCCTTCATGGTGGACAACGAGGCCATCTACGACATCTGCCGCAGGAACCTGGACATTGAGCGTCCCACCTACACCAACCTCAACAGGCTTATCGGTCAGATTGTCTCCTCCATCACCGCCTCACTGCGCTTCGACGGTGCTCTGAATGTGGACTTGACAGAGTTCCAGACCAACCTGGTGCCATACCCGCGCATCCACTTCCCCCTGGCGACCTACGCCCCCGTCATCTCGGCAGAGAAGGCGTACCACGAGCAGCTGTCTGTCGCAGAGATCACCAACGCCTGTTTCgagccagccaatcagatgGTGAAATGCGACCCTCGCCACGGCAAGTACATGGCATGTTGTCTGCTTTACCGCGGCGACGTGGTGCCCAAAGATGTCAACTCTGCCATCGCCACCATAAAAACCAAGCGCACCATCCAGTTTGTGGACTGGTGTCCTACCGGTTTCAAGGTGGGTATCAACTACCAGCCCCCGACTGTGGTTCCTGGGGGAGACCTGGCCAAGGTCCAGAGAGCCGTGTGCATGCTGAGCAACACCACGGCCATCGCCGAGGCGTGGGCTCGGCTGGACCACAAGTTTGACCTGATGTACGCCAAGAGGGCCTTTGTGCACTGGTACGTCGGCGAGGGGATGGAGGAAGGAGAGTTCTCCGAGGCCAGAGAGGATATGGCTGCCCTGGAGAAGGACTACGAGGAAGTGGGCACAGACACCGTCGGggatgaagaagaggaagagggggAAGAGTATTAA